A genomic window from Salvia hispanica cultivar TCC Black 2014 chromosome 5, UniMelb_Shisp_WGS_1.0, whole genome shotgun sequence includes:
- the LOC125186751 gene encoding uncharacterized protein LOC125186751, whose protein sequence is MSNSQNPKFRIRSSANKKSDSVQDYVKSSCIPRRCRSSRPNLPSGLSVSKRNGRLDSSESDMNVEGMRKKLKTVSQVTMEAEKSKVPLDSVVSKPAKLTGRSFKIRFKRGREVESVSGKETSNVSGGRSPILSSNLKQVKSNEDQENIPSQKRLALEDNSADIRKTVKEIKEKCAKRMEKLIQEQKGKIQEFHRVWEDNMSQLENDRKLEAAIIRSIYGNGTITIDKLAILDDKFAKKMAENNLEKDKQLRDLEAEHSAAKNEEIQKEANSLSEAKSLVSSKPTAYRKEQPLGSQHEEVSRRSKSRTHILGAKDAMALTEQHEKDSDSSITVKRNHVERSKNSDRATAEEVACKPSCENPSSAKKMAENNLEKDRQLRDLEAEHSTAKNEEIQKEASSLSEAKSLVSSKPTAYRKEQPLGSQHEEVTRCSKSRTHFLGAKDAMALTEQHEKDGDSSITVKRNHVERSKNSDRATAEEVACKPSCENPSSAKKMAENNLEKDKQLRDLEAEHSTAKNEEIQKEANSLSEAKSHVSSKPTAYRKEQPFGSQHVEVSRCSKSRTHILGAKDAIAPTEQHGKDSDSSITVKRNHVERSKNSDRATAEEVACKPSCENLSSAAIYLKLLDVENNLQKDKQLKDLEAEQSATRNEEIQKEVNSLSEAKACVSSKPTAYSKEQPFGSQHEEVSRCSKSRTHILGAKDAMALTVKHGQNSDSSRTVKANRVVRSKNSDHATAEEVACNPFYGNPSGEANSSKKKGGGISDSDIRISAVVEKINLPMHLGAGGSILANLETSGEMQLLELHGEVPSKMPETVAYEMLDEDAIDLPDAEQLAVPEHFGCAEKISVKPPDSGERAVGDMQFPNLCKDIPAEWTETDDEIVDNVNPMELSANTSINGFGEETAINFPDALLNQRNKTDRTTIDDLDLAGKVREEQDVVPSEIQGHVIEEAGRVNSSLSEIATAELVDTARESLSNIEPQASEELALETQSSSRAEASELKVTDTVIAKLSSVQIQDQNTSVVKDQVTSQIEAADSERVDTAASVSASEHVGTVKTLESYNKLQDNTELEIETRSMSWIEVSYIEDMNNRSHMLSSIEQQDEDAVIITNRVNLETEASNSLLPDNATPEQSHTDAPSIESDEKLQLMNIDASPSRNHLPSPELESQNHNLARNSSGAAVTEILSHASVDLDNSPDVRDELTSVQISASVQNNVATEEVLSANEVLHDAVLQFGGLTHLPINQISPSLFADPLQNELEIIKKESEELQKIHDELIEGLNSECKKEMQELFDAVKKKYQLKIQDTRAQFVVKNNGLCQRGKKILMNKMLADSFNYSCLNMSSIWPALQQGFPSSSMQYHQHMVRPAGACAPNQQIASPIGQAMPQISVPGSTRGGPITSQHFAPPCVQPTPYFEALRRQGTIFGVHPTSLPHFGGDIYSSAQQFQSSILGPAQSIPNATLISSFQNMQQPQQPLAAPQWQSNFHNPQHHGYPPSVMHTPVSSQCPSNFHNPQHRGYPPAVMPTSVSSFDSLMDVEHLRRHHQLLGAVRGQPELLHRSS, encoded by the exons ATGTCGAATTCGCAGAATCCCAAGTTTAGGATACGGTCTTCAGCTAATAAGAAATCTGATAGTGTTCAAGACTATGTGAAATCGTCATGCATTCCAAGGAGGTGTAGAAGTAGCAGGCCAAATTTACCCTCAGGTTTATCTGTTTCCAAGCGGAATGGGAGGCTTGATTCATCTGAGTCCGACATGAATGTCGAGGGAATGAGGAAGAAGCTTAAGACGGTATCGCAGGTGACCATGGAAGCTGAAAAGTCTAAGGTTCCCTTAGACTCAGTTGTTTCAAAGCCAGCGAAGTTGACTGGCCGTAGTTTCAAGATTAGATTCAAAAGAGGGCGCGAAGTGGAAAGTGTATCAGGCAAAGAAACATCTAATGTAAGTGGAGGGAGGTCGCCCATTCTATCCTCTAATCTAAAACAGGTGAAAAGtaatgaagatcaagagaacATCCCTTCACAGAAGAGGCTGGCACTGGAGGATAACAGTGCAGATATTCGTAAAACTGTAAAAGAAATCAAGGAAAAATGTGCAAAGCGGATGGAGAAGCTCATTCAGGAACAGAAGGGGAAAATTCAGGAGTTTCATCGTGTTTGGGAGGATAATATGTCACAATTGGAAAATGATCGTAAACTGGAAGCGGCCATTATTCGTTCTATATACGGCAATGGAACAATAACGATAGACAAGCTCGCGATCTTGGATGATAAATTTGCGAAAAAAATGGCAGAGAACAATCTCGAAAAGGACAAGCAACTTAGAGATCTTGAGGCAGAACACTCAGCTGCAAAAAATGAGGAGATCCAAAAGGAAGCTAACTCTCTGTCTGAAGCAAAATCCCTTGTCTCTAGCAAGCCTACAGCATACCGCAAAGAACAGCCATTGGGGTCGCAACATGAAGAAGTTTCTAGACGTTCTAAGTCGAGAACGCATATCCTAGGTGCTAAGGATGCAATGGCCTTAACTGAGCAGCATGAAAAAGATAGTGATTCAAGTATAACTGTGAAGAGGAATCATGTTGAACGATCCAAAAATTCTGATCGTGCTACAGCTGAGGAAGTAGCATGTAAACCCTCTTGTGAAAATCCAAGTAGTGCGAAAAAAATGGCAGAGAACAATCTCGAAAAGGACAGGCAACTTAGAGATCTTGAGGCAGAACACTCAACTGCAAAAAATGAGGAAATCCAAAAGGAAGCTAGCTCTCTGTCTGAAGCAAAATCCCTTGTCTCCAGCAAGCCTACAGCATACCGCAAAGAACAGCCATTGGGGTCGCAACATGAAGAAGTTACTAGATGTTCTAAGTCGAGAACGCATTTCCTAGGTGCTAAGGATGCAATGGCCCTAACTGAGCAGCATGAAAAAGATGGTGATTCAAGTATAACTGTGAAGAGGAATCATGTTGAACGATCCAAAAATTCTGATCGTGCTACAGCTGAGGAAGTAGCATGTAAACCCTCTTGTGAAAATCCAAGTAGTGCGAAAAAAATGGCAGAGAACAATCTCGAAAAGGACAAGCAACTTAGAGATCTTGAGGCAGAACACTCAACTGCAAAAAATGAGGAGATCCAAAAGGAAGCTAACTCTCTGTCTGAAGCAAAATCCCACGTCTCTAGCAAGCCTACAGCATACCGCAAAGAACAGCCATTTGGGTCGCAACATGTAGAAGTTTCGAGATGTTCTAAGTCGAGAACGCATATCCTAGGTGCTAAGGATGCAATTGCCCCAACTGAGCAGCATGGAAAAGATAGTGATTCAAGTATAACTGTGAAGAGGAATCATGTTGAGCGATCCAAAAATTCTGATCGTGCTACAGCTGAGGAAGTAGCATGTAAACCCTCTTGTGAAAATCTTAGTAGTGCAGCcatttatctaaaattattgGATGTTGAGAACAATCTCCAAAAGGACAAGCAACTTAAGGATCTTGAGGCAGAACAATCAGCTACAAGAAATGAGGAGATCCAAAAGGAAGTTAACTCTCTGTCTGAAGCAAAAGCCTGCGTCTCTAGCAAGCCTACAGCATACAGCAAAGAACAGCCATTTGGTTCACAACATGAAGAAGTTTCTAGATGTTCTAAGTCGAGAACGCATATCCTCGGTGCTAAGGATGCTATGGCCTTAACCGTGAAGCATGGACAAAATAGTGATTCAAGTAGAACTGTGAAGGCAAATCGTGTTGTACGATCCAAAAACTCTGATCATGCTACAGCTGAGGAAGTAGCATGTAACCCTTTTTATGGAAATCCAAGTGGTGAAgcaaatagtagtaaaaaaaaggGAGGTGGTATATCTGACTCAGATATACGGATTTCGGCTGTTGTTGAGAAGATTAATCTGCCAATGCATTTGGGTGCCGGGGGAAGTATCCTTGCCAATCTGGAGACTTCTGGTGAAATGCAACTGCTTGAGCTGCACGGAGAGGTTCCATCTAAGATGCCTGAAACAGTTGCTTATGAAATGTTGGATGAGGATGCAATTGATTTACCTGATGCAGAGCAGCTTGCTGTACCAGAGCATTTTGGTTGTGCTGAAAAAATCTCTGTGAAGCCCCCTGATTCTGGAGAAAGAGCTGTCGGTGACATGCAATTTCCCAATCTATGTAAAGACATTCCTGCAGAATGGACTGAAACTGATGATGAAATTGTTGATAATGTCAACCCAATGGAATTGAGTGCTAATACTTCTATTAATGGATTTGGTGAAGAGACTGCAATTAATTTCCCTGATGCTTTGCTAAACCAGAGAAATAAGACTGACAGGACCACCATTGATGATCTTGATTTGGCTGGAAAG GTACGAGAAGAGCAAGATGTGGTACCTTCTGAAATACAAGGCCATGTTATAGAGGAAGCAGGAAGGGTAAACTCTTCTCTCTCTGAGATTGCCACTGCAGAACTTGTTGATACTGCCAGAGAGTCTCTGTCGAATATTGAACCACAAGCCAGTGAGGAGCTTGCACTAGAAACTCAAAGTTCATCAAGAGCTGAAGCTTCAGAGTTGAAAGTCACTGACACTGTAATAGCTAAACTGTCTTCTGTACAAATACAAGATCAGAACACCTCAGTTGTTAAAGACCAAGTTACTTCACAGATAGAAGCTGCAGACTCAGAGAGAGTTGACACTGCAGCCTCTGTTTCTGCATCAGAACATGTTGGTACTGTAAAGACTTTGGAATCATATAACAAACTCCAAGACAACACTGAGCTGGAAATAGAAACTCGAAGTATGTCATGGATTGAAGTTTCATACATCGAGGACATGAACAATAGATCACATATGCTGTCCAGTATAGAACAGCAAGATGAAGATGCAGTAATTATTACCAATCGGGTTAATTTGGAGACTGAGGCATCAAATTCACTACTACCTGACAATGCAACCCCTGAGCAATCCCATACTGATGCACCATCGATTGAAAGTGATGAGAAGCTGCAGCTCATGAATATTGACGCATCTCCAAGCCGTAACCATTTGCCATCCCCTGAACTTGAAAGTCAAAATCATAATCTGGCAAGAAATTCCTCTGGAGCTGCTGTGACTGAAATTCTTTCACATGCATCCGTAGATTTGGATAATAGTCCTGATGTCAGAGATGAACTAACAAGTGTTCAGATATCTGCTTCTGTCCAGAATAATGTAGCTACAGAAGAGGTGTTGAGTGCAAATGAAGTCTTACATGATGCTGTTCTACAGTTCGGAGGTCTAACCCATCTTCCTATTAATCAAATTTCTCCATCTCTGTTTGCTGATCCACTTCAAAATGaattggaaataataaaaaaagaatctGAAGAACTGCAGAAAATTCACGATGAACTG ATAGAAGGGCTAAATTCTGAATGCAAAAAAGAGATGCAAGAACTTTTCGATgcagtaaaaaagaaataccaGCTCAAAATTCAGGATACTCGAGCACAATTTGTAGTGAAGAACAATGGACTTTGTCAGAGGgggaagaaaattttgatgaataagaTGTTGGCTGATTCCTTCAACTATAGTTGCTTGAATATGTCGTCTATTTGGCCTGCATTGCAGCAAG GTTTTCCTTCCAGTTCCATGCAATATCATCAACACATGGTTAGGCCTGCTGGGGCTTGTGCTCCCAACCAGCAGATTGCAAGCCCAATTGGGCAAGCCATGCCGCAGATATCAGTGCCTGGTTCTACGAGAGGTGGGCCTATCACTAGCCAACATTTTGCACCTCCATGTGTACAACCTACTCCGTATTTTGAAGCTTTGCGAAGACAGGGGACCATCTTTGGAGTTCATCCCACGAGTCTTCCGCATTTTGGAGGAGATATATATTCTTCAGCTCAGCAGTTTCAGTCTTCTATTCTTGGTCCAGCACAATCCATACCCAATGCTACTTTGATATCATCCTTCCAAAATATGCAGCAACCGCAACAGCCTCTAGCAGCTCCACAGTGGCAATCAAACTTTCATAATCCTCAACATCATGGTTATCCACCTTCTGTGATGCATACACCTGTGTCATCACAGTGTCCATCAAACTTTCACAATCCTCAACATCGTGGTTATCCACCTGCTGTGATGCCTACATCTGTGTCATCGTTTGATTCGCTAATGGATGTGGAGCATCTTCGTCGTCATCACCAGCTACTTG GTGCTGTGCGGGGGCAACCAGAGCTCTTGCACCGGAGCAGCTAA
- the LOC125186164 gene encoding receptor-like serine/threonine-protein kinase NCRK isoform X2 — protein sequence MQVEIALLCFINLVWFQQTLSDGPATSSDTNKWTCTCSIAREQTLPFGLANCSSSCDCSPVAGGSDKNRWTCICNTGGLPRLVGEENGSSCFAACNCNAGTLSELEPSKKRFPVKVVFIVVLLCLVLTAIGLAAIMLWHVYRKDKQPVQWASSSSDRLTSCSSAVNIMSHGSSPMPVYKGYLDSSVPCMGCIPQNPFLLRRGTKALHGTIIQFSYSELENATDKFSDTNLVGVGGCSHVYRGNLRDGRTVAVKRMKLEGGPDAEHVFLTEIQLIARLHHCHVVPLLGYCLEHQWKNAERLLVFEYIPNGNLRECLDGELGHCLDWNTRVSIALGAARGLEYLHDAAAPRILHRDVKSTNILLDESWRAKITDLGMAKHLQNDGIVSCSGSPDRMQGTFGYFAPEYAIVGRASLKSDVFSFGVVLLELITGRKPIHKSSNKGTESLVIWATARLHDSKRVIHELPDPRLQGKFEEEEMQVMAYLAKECLLLDPDSRPTMSEVVQILSTIAPNRSKRNNLPVRAFQCGLKSENPEMSDGEVHDSSSSSTEEIKQITSEIIKNDKEADESQSDVEKLMLLTSKRRSSRGLQDEEVVVDLTEPRLESFCLPNV from the exons ATGCAa GTGGAGATTGCACTTCTTTGTTTCATTAACTTGGTCTGGTTTCAGCAGACTCTATCTG ATGGGCCTGCAACAAGTTCCGACACGAACAAGTGGACATGCACATGCTCTATTGCACGTGAACAAACTTTGCCATTTGGCCTGGCAAACTGCTCTTCTTCCTGTGATTGTAGCCCTG TCGCAGGAGGATCGGACAAAAATAGATGGACTTGCATTTGCAATACTGGTGGGTTACCTAGGTTAGTAGGCGAAGAAAATGGAAGCAGCTGTTTTGCTGCATGTAACTGTAATGCTG GGACTTTATCCGAGTTAGAGCCTTCAAAGAAAAGGTTTCCAGTCAAAGTTGTGTTCATAGTTGTCTTACTCTGTCTCGTCCTGACGGCTATTGGACTGGCTGCTATAATGTTATGGCATGTCTATCGGAAGGACAAGCAACCAGTCCAATGGGCTTCATCTTCATCAGATAGACTAACAAGTTGCAGTAGTGCTGTAAACATAATGAGCCACGGTTCTTCTCCTATGCCAGTATACAAAGGATATCTAGATTCCTCTGTACCTTGTATGG GATGCATTCCCCAGAATCCATTCCTGCTGAGAAGAGGAACAAAAGCACTGCATGGAACGATAATACAGTTTTCGTATTCTGAGCTGGAAAATGCAACAGACAAATTTTCTGATACTAATTTGGTTGGAGTTGGAGGATGCAGCCACGTCTACCGTGGTAATCTGAGAGATGGTAGAACAGTTGCAGTCAAGAGAATGAAACTGGAAGGTGGCCCGGACGCAGAACATGTTTTCCTGACTGAG ATACAACTGATTGCAAGACTTCACCACTGTCATGTGGTTCCTTTGCTTGGGTACTGCTTGGAACACCAATGGAAGAATGCTGAGAGGCTACTGGTATTTGAGTATATTCCCAATGGTAATCTCAGGGAATGTCTCGATGGGGAACTAGGCCACTGTTTGGATTGGAATACACGAGTTTCAATAGCTCTTGGAGCTGCACGAGGTTTGGAGTATCTCCATGATGCTGCTGCACCTAGAATATTGCACAGAGATGTCAAATCCACGAACATTCTCTTAGATGAAAGCTGGAGAGCCAAG ATTACGGATCTTGGCATGGCTAAACACCTTCAGAATGATGGCATTGTCAGTTGTTCCGGTTCTCCAGATAGAATGCAAGGGACCTTCGGTTACTTTGCACCAGAGTATGCTATTGTTGGACGAGCTTCTCTAAAGTCTGATGTTTTCAGTTTTGGCGTAGTTCTTCTTGAACTCATCACTGGTCGAAAGCCCATCCACAAGTCATCCAACAAAGGGACAGAAAGTCTCGTGATATGG GCAACAGCTCGTCTGCATGACAGTAAGAGAGTGATACATGAGTTGCCAGACCCGCGTCTCCAAGGAAagtttgaagaagaagagatgcAGGTAATGGCCTACTTAGCAAAGGAGTGCCTGCTGCTGGATCCTGATTCTCGACCAACCATGAGCGAAGTGGTCCAGATTCTTTCGACTATCGCTCCAAACAGATCTAAACGGAATAATCTGCCAGTACGCGCATTTCAG TGTGGACTGAAGAGTGAGAATCCAGAGATGAGTGATGGAGAAGTTCACGattcctcctcctcgtcgACAGAAGAGATCAAGCAAATCACATCCGAGATCATCAAGAATGATAAGGAAGCAGATGAGTCGCAATCCGATGTAGAGAAGCTGATGCTCCTCACCTCAAAGAGACGAAGCTCGCGGGGCCTACAAGACGAGGAAGTGGTGGTGGATTTAACAGAGCCGCGGTTGGAGTCATTCTGCCTTCCAAACGTTTGA
- the LOC125186164 gene encoding receptor-like serine/threonine-protein kinase NCRK isoform X1 — MGRQVEIALLCFINLVWFQQTLSDGPATSSDTNKWTCTCSIAREQTLPFGLANCSSSCDCSPVAGGSDKNRWTCICNTGGLPRLVGEENGSSCFAACNCNAGTLSELEPSKKRFPVKVVFIVVLLCLVLTAIGLAAIMLWHVYRKDKQPVQWASSSSDRLTSCSSAVNIMSHGSSPMPVYKGYLDSSVPCMGCIPQNPFLLRRGTKALHGTIIQFSYSELENATDKFSDTNLVGVGGCSHVYRGNLRDGRTVAVKRMKLEGGPDAEHVFLTEIQLIARLHHCHVVPLLGYCLEHQWKNAERLLVFEYIPNGNLRECLDGELGHCLDWNTRVSIALGAARGLEYLHDAAAPRILHRDVKSTNILLDESWRAKITDLGMAKHLQNDGIVSCSGSPDRMQGTFGYFAPEYAIVGRASLKSDVFSFGVVLLELITGRKPIHKSSNKGTESLVIWATARLHDSKRVIHELPDPRLQGKFEEEEMQVMAYLAKECLLLDPDSRPTMSEVVQILSTIAPNRSKRNNLPVRAFQCGLKSENPEMSDGEVHDSSSSSTEEIKQITSEIIKNDKEADESQSDVEKLMLLTSKRRSSRGLQDEEVVVDLTEPRLESFCLPNV, encoded by the exons ATGGGGCGTCAGGTGGAGATTGCACTTCTTTGTTTCATTAACTTGGTCTGGTTTCAGCAGACTCTATCTG ATGGGCCTGCAACAAGTTCCGACACGAACAAGTGGACATGCACATGCTCTATTGCACGTGAACAAACTTTGCCATTTGGCCTGGCAAACTGCTCTTCTTCCTGTGATTGTAGCCCTG TCGCAGGAGGATCGGACAAAAATAGATGGACTTGCATTTGCAATACTGGTGGGTTACCTAGGTTAGTAGGCGAAGAAAATGGAAGCAGCTGTTTTGCTGCATGTAACTGTAATGCTG GGACTTTATCCGAGTTAGAGCCTTCAAAGAAAAGGTTTCCAGTCAAAGTTGTGTTCATAGTTGTCTTACTCTGTCTCGTCCTGACGGCTATTGGACTGGCTGCTATAATGTTATGGCATGTCTATCGGAAGGACAAGCAACCAGTCCAATGGGCTTCATCTTCATCAGATAGACTAACAAGTTGCAGTAGTGCTGTAAACATAATGAGCCACGGTTCTTCTCCTATGCCAGTATACAAAGGATATCTAGATTCCTCTGTACCTTGTATGG GATGCATTCCCCAGAATCCATTCCTGCTGAGAAGAGGAACAAAAGCACTGCATGGAACGATAATACAGTTTTCGTATTCTGAGCTGGAAAATGCAACAGACAAATTTTCTGATACTAATTTGGTTGGAGTTGGAGGATGCAGCCACGTCTACCGTGGTAATCTGAGAGATGGTAGAACAGTTGCAGTCAAGAGAATGAAACTGGAAGGTGGCCCGGACGCAGAACATGTTTTCCTGACTGAG ATACAACTGATTGCAAGACTTCACCACTGTCATGTGGTTCCTTTGCTTGGGTACTGCTTGGAACACCAATGGAAGAATGCTGAGAGGCTACTGGTATTTGAGTATATTCCCAATGGTAATCTCAGGGAATGTCTCGATGGGGAACTAGGCCACTGTTTGGATTGGAATACACGAGTTTCAATAGCTCTTGGAGCTGCACGAGGTTTGGAGTATCTCCATGATGCTGCTGCACCTAGAATATTGCACAGAGATGTCAAATCCACGAACATTCTCTTAGATGAAAGCTGGAGAGCCAAG ATTACGGATCTTGGCATGGCTAAACACCTTCAGAATGATGGCATTGTCAGTTGTTCCGGTTCTCCAGATAGAATGCAAGGGACCTTCGGTTACTTTGCACCAGAGTATGCTATTGTTGGACGAGCTTCTCTAAAGTCTGATGTTTTCAGTTTTGGCGTAGTTCTTCTTGAACTCATCACTGGTCGAAAGCCCATCCACAAGTCATCCAACAAAGGGACAGAAAGTCTCGTGATATGG GCAACAGCTCGTCTGCATGACAGTAAGAGAGTGATACATGAGTTGCCAGACCCGCGTCTCCAAGGAAagtttgaagaagaagagatgcAGGTAATGGCCTACTTAGCAAAGGAGTGCCTGCTGCTGGATCCTGATTCTCGACCAACCATGAGCGAAGTGGTCCAGATTCTTTCGACTATCGCTCCAAACAGATCTAAACGGAATAATCTGCCAGTACGCGCATTTCAG TGTGGACTGAAGAGTGAGAATCCAGAGATGAGTGATGGAGAAGTTCACGattcctcctcctcgtcgACAGAAGAGATCAAGCAAATCACATCCGAGATCATCAAGAATGATAAGGAAGCAGATGAGTCGCAATCCGATGTAGAGAAGCTGATGCTCCTCACCTCAAAGAGACGAAGCTCGCGGGGCCTACAAGACGAGGAAGTGGTGGTGGATTTAACAGAGCCGCGGTTGGAGTCATTCTGCCTTCCAAACGTTTGA